The genomic interval ATACAACTACTGGCATCActattctactactttatgttgatgatatgatcattactggtgatgatacttatggtattcatgagcttaagcaatttCTGTGTCAGCAGTTTGAAATGAAAAACCTCGGTTCTCTTCGCTACTTCCTCGGCTTAGAAGTGTCTCCTACCTCTAATAGCTACTCTTTGACTCAAGCTAAATATGCTTCTAATCTTCTGACATGTGCCGATATCACAGATTGTAAGATCACTGATAGTCTGCTAGAGCCCAATACCAAACTTCGTCCTACTGATGGGGAGCTTCTTCCTGATGCCACTCGTTACTGACaacttgttgggagcttgatttatctcactatCACTAGACTAGACATTACCTATGCAGTTCAccttgttagccagtttatgtCGGCTCCTTGTTTCGTTCACTATGCAGTTGTTCTTCGcatcttacgatatgtgaagggAACCCTATTTCATgggcttttcttttcctctcactcatccttgacgttacaggtttattcagatgctgattgggTAGGGGACCCTACTGGTCGTCGGTCTACCactggttttctttttctacttggtgactctcttatcttTTGGCGAAGCAAAAAAGCAAACTATTGTTGCTCGCTCTAGTACTAAGGCTGAGTATCAGGCTCTTGCTGATACAacttctgagcttctttggcttcgttGGCTTCTCCACAATATGGGTGTTCCTCAGCCCTCGCGCACTCCGCTTTACTGTGACAATCATAGTGCTATCCAGATCGCTCACTACGATGTTTTTCATGAACACACCAAATACATCGAGATCGATTGTCATTTCGTGCGTCATCATCTTTAGAAAGGGACACTTCGCCTCATGTCAGTTCCTTCGACTGATCaattggctgatatcttcacaaaaGCTCATCCACCTGGTCGCCATCGTGCTTTGGTATGCAAACTCCAATTGTCATCTTCAATACCACCTtaagtttgaggggggatgttagtatacttcctaagttacccttgtatatttcctaagttacccttgtataTCCTACCTCCTTTAGCTATAAAGCCTTATACAGTGTTAATAAGAAATACAGAGATACAACAGCCTGATCTGAATCGTATGACTCTCTCCAATTCTGTACAAATAAAGGAGTCCAAAGCtccacaaaaaaaatatatatatatttttttgcttGTCAAACTCTCTAAACTCAAAAGAACAATGATAAGATAAGAATGAAGATAATCAGTTTATCTTATGCTAATATCTCAAgagtctatttataggcacaaaatgacctTTCATTttccatgtacttaataaataagttatgtatatattaaatagataTAATCCTAAATCCAAGGTATATTCATCTAACTAACCTTATTCATTCAAGAGATATATGAATAAATGATCATAATCCAATCTAAAATACATCTTCattttttcaagataaaataataatattaaaatacactaacacaAAATATGCTTGATTGAATTATTGAAGAAATATAAAATTTGCCATTCAAAGTAAATCTTACAGTAAAAATTATGGTACATATTTTTGTTTGGCAAGGATTTCATCGGGCTgcggctgaaaaaaaaaaaaccaaacagcACCGCCTACCTTAAATTCCTTTCCAGTTTCTAGCCTctccaattaaaatttttttttctaacatcTTAATAGTACCATACACACTATCTATATATCCACCAGGCTAGCTAACGTGTCAAAACGTCCAACTCTATCTAGCTAGAAATTCCACAGTGACATACCAGCCTCACTTGCCACGTCGCCCCAAGCGTCGTCGCTGCTGCCAACACAAGGAAGAGGTGGTGGAGAGAGAAGAAGCCCTTCTGCCATGTGGACAAGCAACCGTGGCATCTCAAACACTTCTTCTTCATCCACGTAGACACCAACATTTTCCTCCCTCCCTTCCCCGCTTTCGCCGCGACAAACTCCCTCGGCAGCCGCCACGCCACCCTCTTGCCTTTCGTCCCCTTGGGTCGGCAGAAACGCCTCAGCCGCCGCAGCAGCCGCTCTCCTGATGTCCTCAGCGTCTGTCGAAGCCGGCGGAGGCAGCCAAGCAGAGTCGGCGAAATTGAGGCACGCCGTACGGCCCTTCAGCGCCAATGCGGCGACGTCGTGGGCCCGCGCCGCCATCTCGGGGGTGCGGTACGTCCCCAGCCAAATCCTCGACTTCTTGTTTGGCTCGCGCAGCTCGCAGACCCACCTGTTGGGATTCCGGCTTCGGACTCCCCTGTACACTGGATGCCTCGTTTCCTTGAATACTCTCCTTCCGGCGCGCTTCTTCGGACGGCTCGACGCTAGCAGTAGGACCTCCTCGTCGGAACGGCTGGTACAGTCGGACAGTGTCGACGTCTCCGGCGGGCTTTCGGATCCCGTATCCGATACGAATGTGTGTGACTTCATTGAATATGGATTCTGGAATTGAGGAGCActattgttttgttttattttcagtGTTGAATTTGTGTAGGGGATTGAAGTGTTAAGAGTGACTGACTGAGGATGGAGGGTGAGTTTTATAAGGAAAGGCGGACGAGGCTTGGACGCGAACACGGAGTACACCATGGTGGCAGCGAGACGAAAAGATGGGAAGTGAAGACTGAAGACTAATGATGAGAGGAAAGCCCCACGGACTCTACATACTGCCACAGTACCTGAGGAAAGTGGATAGTGACTTCCTCAGGAGAGATTAAAAACATAATACTTTTGGGAGTTTGACTTTTCGGAGGGCTGCTTATGAGTGCACCAGGAGAGCACACGTGTAGGTTGTCTGAGTGTCTTTCGAATTAAAAAAGGGTCCTGAAGACGTGGCAAAATCGCGGATGGCTTACCACGTGATATTTCATTCCTCGTCCCCTATCCCTCTgtttagatttttgatttttCGATTTGGTGGGGTCCTCAACTGAAACTTTGACGTGGTGTTGGGAGAGCGACTGAACTGgattagccaaaaaaaaaaaagaaaaaacgtGTGtatcaaatttaatataattttgtacgCATGATAAAAAGTATATTAAATTTAAAGTATATAAACCTGATATGTTTAatattctctaaaaaaaaaattagctcaCTCTAATCACTTAATTATAGTTAAGTCTACTGAACTATCTATTCGGGGATCTTAAAACTCACTTATTAGAGTGAAATATTGGGGCTAAAAGTTACAACACCATAAATCCCATACTCATTACTCTCGGGAAGATGATAGAGGCATAGCAATGGTCGGATTTGTGATGACAAACTGGGTGATGTACATGTTACACTTTGATTTGATTtgataacataaaaaaaaaaaaaaaaaaatacatgatcatGACTCTAGATGATAACTATTATGCACAATTGGTGCTCTCTTACCAATTGTTGATGGCGAGTGTGTGCTGTGATGACCTCATACAAACTCACTAAACAATCAATGAAATAAGTAAGACAACCACTTAATGATGAATTATAAACAATCAACAATGAGAATAAACAATTGTAacaatcaaagacacaagaatttacgtgatTCAACAAGTTGTTTACGTCCACGAGAGCAACGActgtttttcactatcacaatgaaaATTACACCAAGTTTATCATATTAGGGTTATATAATAATGAGTAAATACGAATCCTATGCATACAAAAGACCTCtactatatctaaaacacttttgtagcaGTCACCCAAAGGAAAATCTTCCAAAAACTTACAATCTGCTGATCTCCAATTTGAAAATCTGTGACATTCGTGAGCGTAACCATCGATAGTTTGAAGCCAAGAAGAATTCCCTACAGCACTGcatgaaaccatcgacgattacacccaaaccgtcgatgatttacCTCCTACATCTTTCTCTCTTTATTCCTCATTTCACTATGCTTTCCCCCTagtacatgcgttccactcaaaatatgagtcacatccccaacaatctctaccttagcAAATATGGGTGAGTTATCTAGTATACGTTTTGGTATATGGGTGAGTTATCtagtgagagattacaaatttcgaggatgaaattttggtaaggaggagaggttgtaagaacccgacccgagaattttgaattaaataaataagaaaagagaaatgaaattataaatgGAAAACTAGTAGGGCTCGTCGGCAAGGCTCCTTTTCTCGTCACCAAgcttttctcgtcgatgaggtcccttcTATAGCTCgacgatgaaattcagaggttcgtcgatgagaggatgTCGAGGGATTTAGGGAAAttctgaaatcttaggctcgtcgacgaggcaactccatcgtcgatgaactcccttcttatgctcgtcaacgaggacgccctctcgtcgacgagtctggtcgggtcaaaggggttataaatatctattcatttcttcattattaagtaaactaaaattctctctctctctgtctctctctctctctagggtttcaaGACGTCcgttacccgaatcaacgatccaacGTTATCACGTGAATCAAGaggggaatctctacgtttatagcaaatcagaatttcgtttcgaggattttcaggttttgatccaaaatcgacTTAAGAGTCTGATTTCGTTTCtagttcggtagatctgtagtagttatgaatatattgaagtattgttcttcgatttttaggttttgggggtcccatgtcattgttttggatcgattAAGTTCGTGTTTCGATTTTCGGGAGAGGTAAGGgatttctgtttatatcagttatttttgtaatctgaatcgataaaactgtagtttacgattctacggatgttttggttacttatttgggaaaatctatcgggtgaaattacgggatttttgGTTAAcctttttggaaaaattgggggttttgggtatcatctccgtTTCTGTTGGAAAACTTCATATTGGTATAAACTGTGACATATAGATGAtcgtacctttgattattttaaactgtatttttggaacACCTAATATGTaattgtttgtttacccaaatgagtgtggaatgagatggtgaatttgaatgatgtattttgtagTAAAGCGTGCCGGTTAACTATCGTAGGCTAtgaattattcaaatgagatatagggacatgagttccaaaatgtgcCAGATTTTGTGAAAATGTCGTGGCGAGATAATACCGATGGGAATATATCAAAGCAGACCGGATTAAAATGTCGTAGGCTAAGATATTGAACCGAGTCGGAATAAGACCACATACTTTTATGTCCGGCTTTTGTTGAAGAGtatgcaataccactagatcggccgatttttaccaaagggtgtgagaACACTAGACCTGCACTGGTTCAACACtatgggggcttatgctatgctaggttaccaGGGTACCGgcttttaccgaagggtgtgaaataccactagataGTCCAGCTTAggctgaagagtgtgacgacactagatcgtATTGCTTTTGTATTGaatgtatactggaactgtatttgtgaaaatactagtattgtgaaatgtatgtttgctgttgaaataacactcatgtatctacacactgatataacatatttctcccttactgagaggtgtttcacccctatcacacaaatatttttcaggtccttcgagtagccgacactagcgtcctagtAGTTCAAGAGCAtggtggttggttagctgtgtagaggtacttgtgtaagtactggtcCTTTGCTGGgtagtcattttgggttatgtagacagccagggtatgttatgtattttggggaaCTAGATCCCATTttttatagactctggtatggttttatgaAGGCATTAGTTTGAATTATTCCGCTGcgtacatagtatatatgattatggatagggtatacgtgaaccctaccgGGTCGGACCCTTGCTTTGTATGGTATCATGgatgattgtatgatacagggataggttaggtcaCTAAATCACACCTTGGGGTACATTTACAGGTTCGGAGCGTGAcacctcatccatcacttgggtttcaacctcacacagtttcacaaagttggtagatataaaggagtgagtTGCTCCTAAATTGAATAAAACAACACCTCTATTTGAAAGCAGTAACAtgttacctgtcaccacgttaccagCGTGTTttgcatctgctggagtaagcgagtacaccctcgcCTGATTTGTTTCCCCGAGGCACCTGGTTCTTTCCCCAGTTCTGACTCGGTGCAACTGTGTCATTTATCTACATACGATAGTTTCGGGACACATGGCCTAGTTCGCCACATCGGTAACAGTTAGCCATGAACCGGCACTCACCATCATGCGACCTATGGCACCAGGTACAATGCTTGCGAGGCTGATCCCCCTATGGACCCCCCGGTTCCGCACCTTGGCGATTACCCGTACCGTATTTCCTCTTCTTCTACAGTCCTTAacgagaaccagaaggtactagcCTCTTCTTCTGTTCCTGCACCACCTCGTCCTCCTAGAGACCAGCCTCAATCACAGTGAccttatccaccagaacagaaaactctcgaatctgtagcattcctactagcatacgaatatccttcctcagacccttctcgaaccttcgagtcttctcgtacGCATTCAAGATCATACACGGCGCACAGCGAGACAGCTCGATGTATCTAGCTGCATAACTCTGCACTGTCAAGGTCCCCTGAGTAAGACTCGAGAACTCGTCTGCTTTTGTGTCACGGATAGAAGCCAAGAAGCACATCTTGAAGAATACCGCCTTAAAACGGCCCACATGTCATCCCAGATGAATTGGCTCtttgcttctcaagcagactcacagcCATCCACAATCTTTCAGCTTCTCCTGCCAGTTGAAACGTAGCATAGAGAACTTTTGGCTCGtcagtgcagtgcagaactttcagtatcttttctgtcttctgcacccagttctcagccaTAATCGGGTCGGACCCCCCAGTAAACGTCGAAGGATGCATgcgggtgaacttctcaatggtgcaacccgcaGTCGTAGGTGGATGCTCCCGTCCCCTAACACTTCCCCCGATCTCCCGCATAATCTATTTGGTCAATCCCCGAGGCACGAAAGGAGACCCTTCACTCGCAGTCCCTTCTGAGCTACTATCCCAAttgctatccttgggctccattttaaAAATAGGTTAGGAATAGATTAGTATTCCTCTATCatagcacaattaacacaatcattgcatgatAATCATGTTAACTTCTAGACTCTCACGTCCAGGTCTGCCCTACCGTacaaacacgaaaccatcaatggtttgccatggttttactgaaatcgtcattctaggaaaatcacagaTACCATCAATGAATCCCTGTTTAGCTACATGaaaaccctcgacctactctacccattctcTAAATCCTGTACTCTGGTATATTCACATAATcattcctaaccaagtctacaagacctaacaacctagttagctttgatatcaagctgtcatgccccaaactcgaaaatgggccccagggtgtgatttagtaacctaacctatctctgtatcatacaactgtaatgccccgacccccctatgtgggcctggagtgctactaatccattt from Malania oleifera isolate guangnan ecotype guangnan chromosome 9, ASM2987363v1, whole genome shotgun sequence carries:
- the LOC131164273 gene encoding dehydration-responsive element-binding protein 1D-like; this encodes MVYSVFASKPRPPFLIKLTLHPQSVTLNTSIPYTNSTLKIKQNNSAPQFQNPYSMKSHTFVSDTGSESPPETSTLSDCTSRSDEEVLLLASSRPKKRAGRRVFKETRHPVYRGVRSRNPNRWVCELREPNKKSRIWLGTYRTPEMAARAHDVAALALKGRTACLNFADSAWLPPPASTDAEDIRRAAAAAAEAFLPTQGDERQEGGVAAAEGVCRGESGEGREENVGVYVDEEEVFEMPRLLVHMAEGLLLSPPPLPCVGSSDDAWGDVASEAGMSLWNF